A genome region from Pseudomonas pergaminensis includes the following:
- a CDS encoding DUF1543 domain-containing protein has product MLFVVMLGGKHSRAKIEVHDVVFAVADTLEAAYPQLRADWFGSPKGVHIDSWMAVDGVDGWKVDISPLAPAAGAHHLYFINLGGYEANSFGEAHHYLLVVARNKQEAMSKGKQQMLRHWSQPHTDGVLDIDDCLPIDLVDGRYVHLVQGPHRPIIQQNDYIVLT; this is encoded by the coding sequence ATGCTGTTTGTCGTCATGCTCGGGGGTAAGCACTCACGGGCGAAAATTGAAGTTCACGATGTGGTGTTTGCGGTGGCGGACACGCTGGAAGCGGCCTACCCGCAACTGCGCGCCGACTGGTTCGGCAGCCCAAAAGGCGTGCATATCGATTCGTGGATGGCGGTGGATGGCGTCGACGGCTGGAAAGTCGACATCAGCCCTCTGGCACCTGCCGCCGGCGCCCATCACCTGTACTTCATCAACCTTGGCGGTTACGAGGCCAACAGCTTTGGCGAAGCCCACCACTACCTGCTGGTGGTGGCGCGCAACAAACAGGAGGCCATGAGCAAGGGCAAGCAACAGATGCTGCGCCATTGGTCCCAGCCCCACACCGATGGCGTGCTGGATATCGACGACTGCCTGCCCATCGACCTGGTGGATGGTCGCTATGTCCACCTGGTGCAGGGCCCGCACCGACCGATCATCCAGCAGAACGACTATATCGTCCTGACCTGA
- the tssE gene encoding type VI secretion system baseplate subunit TssE produces MTYHRSLFERLERPAANPDSGVTSVAIHLGKMLSIRAGSAQTLPDYGLPDLNDMNQSLHESLSQSRLLIERFIRAYEPRLKDVRVRSLPRDHDPLALAFAIEATLVVKGARQPVVFTARLSDGGRVEVLPDVV; encoded by the coding sequence ATGACCTACCACCGAAGCCTTTTCGAGCGACTCGAACGCCCGGCAGCCAACCCCGACTCTGGCGTGACCTCTGTCGCCATCCATCTGGGGAAAATGCTTAGCATCCGTGCGGGCAGTGCGCAGACATTGCCGGACTACGGCTTGCCCGACCTCAATGACATGAACCAGAGCCTGCATGAATCGTTGAGTCAGTCGCGCCTGTTGATCGAGCGATTTATCCGGGCTTACGAGCCGCGTTTGAAGGACGTGCGGGTCAGGTCATTGCCCCGGGATCATGACCCTTTGGCCCTGGCGTTCGCTATTGAGGCGACGCTGGTGGTCAAGGGGGCCCGGCAGCCCGTGGTGTTCACCGCGCGCCTGAGTGACGGCGGCCGGGTCGAGGTATTGCCGGATGTCGTTTAA
- a CDS encoding aldo/keto reductase — protein MRTIDLAGVPVPVIGQGTWRMGENPDQHRAEVAALQLGIDEGMTLIDTAEMYGEGGAETVVGEAIRGRRDQVFLVSKVYPHNASHKGVPRACEASLQRLGTDYIDLYLLHWRGQYPLEETVEAFERLREAGKIGRWGVSNFDVADLQELASPACATNQVLYNIEERGIEFDLLPWWQQHHLPLMAYCPIAQGGELLSSPTLKQIARRHEVTPAQVSLAWVLRQDGVIAIPKAVTPEHVRLNAAAAKLVLDEHDLDAIDRVFGAPQRKHPLAMV, from the coding sequence ATGCGTACCATTGATCTGGCGGGCGTTCCCGTCCCTGTCATCGGCCAGGGAACCTGGCGCATGGGCGAAAACCCCGACCAGCACCGCGCTGAAGTCGCGGCGTTGCAACTGGGCATCGACGAGGGCATGACCCTGATCGATACGGCCGAAATGTACGGTGAGGGCGGTGCCGAAACGGTGGTCGGCGAAGCCATTCGTGGGCGCCGCGACCAAGTGTTCCTGGTGAGCAAGGTCTACCCGCACAACGCCAGCCACAAAGGTGTGCCTCGTGCCTGTGAAGCCAGTCTCCAACGCCTGGGCACGGACTACATCGATCTGTACCTGCTGCACTGGCGCGGCCAGTACCCCTTGGAAGAAACCGTCGAAGCCTTCGAGCGCCTGCGCGAGGCCGGCAAGATCGGACGTTGGGGCGTCTCCAATTTCGATGTCGCCGACCTGCAGGAACTTGCATCCCCGGCCTGCGCCACCAACCAGGTGCTCTACAACATCGAAGAGCGCGGCATCGAGTTCGACCTGCTGCCCTGGTGGCAACAGCACCACTTGCCCTTGATGGCGTACTGCCCAATCGCCCAGGGCGGCGAACTGTTGTCCAGCCCGACCCTCAAGCAGATCGCCCGCCGTCACGAGGTCACACCCGCCCAGGTTTCCCTGGCCTGGGTGCTGCGCCAGGACGGCGTCATCGCAATCCCGAAGGCCGTCACCCCCGAGCATGTGCGACTCAACGCTGCCGCCGCCAAGCTGGTGCTGGATGAGCACGACCTCGACGCCATTGATCGCGTGTTTGGCGCACCCCAGCGCAAGCACCCGCTAGCGATGGTCTAG
- a CDS encoding aminotransferase, producing the protein MTLPNPAFFAQFDHDALDTADKAHYMHGFHMFDEHREQGSLNIAMGDGAYIYDTHGNRYLDAVGGMWCTNIGLGREEMAEAIANQVRQLAYSNPFCDMANVTAIELCAKLASLAPGDLDHVFLTTGGSTAVDTAYRLVQFYQNSRGKPTKKHIISRFSAYHGSTFLTMSIGNKAADRAPEFDFMSDLFHHISCPNYYRAPEGMSEADFLDFLVNEFEDKVLTLGAENVAAFFAEPIMGSGGVIIPPKGYHRRMWEICQRHDVLYVADEVVTSFGRLGAFFASEEVFGMQPDIITTAKGLTSGYLPLGACIFSDRIWQVIGEPGKGRCFTHGFTYSGHPVSCVAALKNIEIIEREHLLAHVEDVGVYLEQRLKTLADLPLVGDIRCQRLMACIEFVADKRTKALLPDAVNIGEKIHLRAQAKGLLVRPIGHLNVMSPPLIITHAQVDEVVETLRECILDTAAELRERGEYQGR; encoded by the coding sequence ATGACCCTGCCAAATCCTGCTTTCTTCGCCCAGTTCGACCACGACGCGCTGGACACTGCCGACAAAGCCCACTACATGCACGGTTTCCATATGTTCGACGAACACCGTGAACAGGGTTCGTTGAACATCGCCATGGGCGATGGCGCCTACATCTACGACACCCACGGTAACCGCTACTTGGACGCTGTCGGCGGCATGTGGTGTACGAATATCGGCCTGGGCCGTGAAGAAATGGCCGAGGCGATCGCCAACCAGGTGCGCCAACTGGCGTACTCCAACCCCTTCTGCGACATGGCCAACGTCACCGCCATCGAACTCTGTGCCAAGCTCGCCAGCCTGGCACCTGGCGATCTGGACCACGTGTTCCTCACCACGGGCGGCTCAACGGCGGTCGATACGGCTTACCGCCTGGTGCAGTTCTATCAGAACAGTCGCGGCAAGCCGACCAAGAAGCACATCATCTCGCGCTTCAGTGCCTACCACGGCAGCACGTTCCTGACGATGTCCATCGGCAACAAGGCCGCCGACCGCGCGCCGGAATTCGATTTCATGAGCGATTTGTTCCACCACATTTCCTGCCCCAACTACTACCGGGCGCCAGAGGGGATGAGCGAGGCGGACTTCCTCGATTTCCTGGTGAACGAGTTCGAAGACAAGGTGCTCACCCTCGGCGCGGAAAACGTGGCGGCGTTTTTTGCAGAGCCGATCATGGGGTCGGGCGGCGTGATCATCCCGCCCAAGGGCTACCACCGGCGCATGTGGGAAATCTGCCAGCGCCACGACGTACTGTATGTCGCTGATGAAGTGGTGACGTCGTTCGGGCGTCTCGGTGCGTTCTTTGCCTCCGAAGAGGTGTTTGGCATGCAGCCCGATATCATCACCACCGCCAAGGGCCTGACTTCCGGCTACCTGCCCCTGGGGGCGTGCATTTTCTCGGACCGCATCTGGCAAGTCATCGGCGAACCGGGCAAGGGTCGCTGCTTCACCCACGGGTTTACTTACAGCGGCCATCCGGTGAGCTGCGTGGCGGCGCTTAAAAATATCGAGATCATCGAACGGGAGCACCTGCTGGCGCATGTCGAGGATGTCGGCGTGTACCTGGAACAGCGCCTCAAAACCCTGGCCGACCTGCCACTGGTGGGCGATATCCGCTGCCAGCGCTTGATGGCCTGCATCGAGTTCGTCGCCGACAAACGCACCAAGGCGCTGCTGCCGGACGCCGTCAACATCGGCGAGAAAATCCACCTGCGCGCCCAGGCCAAGGGTTTGCTGGTGCGCCCCATCGGGCATCTGAACGTGATGTCACCGCCCTTGATCATCACCCACGCCCAGGTCGATGAAGTGGTGGAAACCTTGCGCGAATGCATCCTCGACACAGCGGCAGAGCTGCGCGAGAGAGGCGAGTACCAGGGCCGATGA
- a CDS encoding Hcp family type VI secretion system effector has product MPTPAYLSVTGVKQGLITAGTFTQDSVGNIYQEGHEDQILVQGFSHQVIIPRDPQSGQPTGQRVHKPLMISKVFDKSSPLLFSALTSGEEVKCRLEWLRTSSAGTQEHYFTIELEGATIVDIQSRMPNCQDPDNAHFTHLEDVYFTYRKIVWTHEVSGTSGSDDWRSPVAG; this is encoded by the coding sequence ATGCCAACACCCGCGTATCTCTCCGTTACCGGTGTAAAACAAGGTTTGATCACGGCAGGCACGTTTACCCAGGACTCGGTAGGCAACATTTACCAGGAAGGCCATGAGGACCAGATCCTGGTCCAGGGCTTCTCCCACCAGGTGATCATTCCGCGCGACCCACAATCGGGCCAGCCAACCGGCCAGAGGGTCCACAAGCCCTTGATGATCAGCAAAGTCTTCGATAAGTCCTCACCTTTGCTGTTCAGCGCATTGACCAGCGGCGAAGAGGTCAAGTGCCGGCTGGAATGGCTGCGCACTTCGTCAGCCGGCACCCAGGAGCACTACTTCACCATCGAACTGGAGGGTGCAACCATCGTGGACATCCAGTCACGCATGCCCAACTGTCAGGACCCGGACAACGCCCATTTCACCCACCTGGAGGATGTGTACTTCACTTATCGCAAGATCGTGTGGACCCATGAAGTGTCCGGCACTTCCGGGTCGGATGACTGGCGCAGCCCGGTAGCGGGTTAA
- the tssC gene encoding type VI secretion system contractile sheath large subunit translates to MTTQQHSLPAQTAEHHSILDTIVAQTLLNVDDEAYGIAKRGVSAFIEELIKPQNQGEPVKKRLVDRMIAEIDAKLSLQMDEILHHPDFQALEASWKGLQLLVDRTNFRENIKIELLNVSRQDLLDDFEDSPEVTQSGLYKHIYSAEYGQFGGQPVGAIIANYFLSPSAPDVKLMQYASSVACMAHAPFIAAAGPAFFGLESFTGLPDLKDLKDHFEGPQFAKWQSFRQSEDARYIGLTVPRFLLRTPYDPLECPVKTFAYQENVVNSHEHYLWGNTAYAFATRLTDSFARFRWCPNIIGPQSGGAVEDLPLHHFQSMGEIETKIPTEVLVSDRREYELAQEGFIALTMRKGSDNAAFFSASSVQKPKYFGISPEGKEAELNYRLGTQLPYMMVVNRLAHYLKVLQREQLGSWKERTDLELELNKWIRQYVADQENPSAEVRGRRPLRAARIVVSDVEGEPGWYRVNLSVRPHFKYMGADFTLSLVGKLDKE, encoded by the coding sequence ATGACCACACAACAACACTCGCTGCCGGCACAAACCGCTGAACACCACAGCATTCTCGACACTATCGTTGCCCAGACCCTGCTGAACGTGGACGACGAGGCGTATGGCATTGCCAAGAGAGGCGTCTCGGCATTTATCGAAGAATTGATCAAACCGCAGAATCAGGGCGAGCCGGTCAAAAAGCGCCTGGTCGACCGGATGATCGCCGAGATCGATGCGAAACTGAGCCTGCAGATGGACGAGATCCTGCACCACCCGGACTTCCAGGCCCTGGAAGCGTCCTGGAAGGGGCTGCAGTTGTTGGTTGACCGCACCAACTTCCGCGAAAACATCAAGATTGAGCTGCTGAACGTCTCGCGCCAAGACTTGCTGGACGACTTCGAAGACTCACCGGAAGTGACCCAGTCCGGGTTGTACAAACACATCTACAGCGCTGAATACGGCCAGTTTGGTGGCCAGCCCGTCGGCGCGATCATCGCCAATTACTTCCTGTCCCCCAGTGCGCCTGACGTGAAGCTGATGCAGTACGCGTCCAGCGTGGCCTGCATGGCACATGCGCCGTTTATTGCCGCTGCGGGGCCGGCGTTCTTCGGGTTGGAAAGCTTCACCGGCCTGCCGGACCTCAAGGATCTGAAGGACCATTTCGAAGGCCCGCAATTTGCCAAGTGGCAAAGTTTTCGCCAGAGCGAAGACGCACGCTACATCGGGCTGACGGTGCCGCGTTTCTTGCTTCGTACGCCCTATGATCCCCTTGAATGTCCGGTGAAGACCTTCGCCTACCAGGAAAACGTGGTCAACAGCCACGAGCACTACCTGTGGGGCAATACGGCCTATGCGTTTGCCACGCGCTTGACCGACAGTTTCGCGCGGTTCCGCTGGTGCCCGAATATCATCGGCCCGCAAAGCGGTGGGGCGGTGGAAGACTTGCCGTTGCATCACTTCCAGAGCATGGGGGAGATCGAAACCAAGATCCCGACCGAAGTACTGGTTTCTGACCGCCGTGAGTACGAGCTGGCGCAAGAGGGCTTCATCGCCTTGACGATGCGCAAGGGCAGTGACAATGCGGCGTTCTTCTCGGCCAGCTCGGTACAAAAACCGAAATATTTCGGTATCAGTCCCGAAGGTAAGGAAGCCGAGCTGAATTACCGCCTGGGTACGCAGTTGCCCTACATGATGGTGGTCAATCGCCTGGCCCACTACCTCAAGGTGCTTCAGCGTGAACAACTGGGTTCGTGGAAGGAGCGCACCGATCTGGAGTTGGAGCTCAATAAATGGATTCGCCAGTACGTCGCCGACCAGGAAAACCCCAGTGCCGAAGTCCGTGGGCGACGGCCCCTGCGCGCAGCCCGCATTGTGGTCAGTGACGTCGAAGGCGAGCCCGGCTGGTACCGCGTCAACCTGAGCGTGCGACCGCATTTCAAATACATGGGGGCTGACTTCACGCTGTCCCTGGTTGGCAAGCTCGATAAAGAATGA
- the tssB gene encoding type VI secretion system contractile sheath small subunit, with protein sequence MAKEGSVAPKERINITFKPATGGAQEDVELPLKLLVLGDFTQREDARKLEDRKPIAIDKNTLDDVLAKQALSLTLNVPNRLQEEADVEELAIQLRINSMKDFNPANLVEQVPELHKLMALREALMALKGPLGNTPSFRKAIEQALADDDSRARVLAELGLDTPVA encoded by the coding sequence ATGGCCAAAGAAGGTTCGGTAGCCCCCAAGGAACGCATCAACATCACCTTCAAACCCGCCACCGGCGGGGCGCAGGAAGACGTTGAGCTGCCGTTGAAGCTGTTGGTGCTGGGGGATTTCACCCAGCGTGAGGATGCCCGCAAGCTTGAAGACCGCAAGCCCATCGCGATCGACAAGAACACCCTCGATGACGTGCTGGCCAAGCAGGCATTGAGCCTCACGCTGAACGTGCCCAACCGTCTGCAGGAAGAGGCAGACGTTGAGGAACTGGCGATTCAGCTGCGCATTAATTCCATGAAGGATTTCAATCCGGCGAACCTGGTTGAGCAGGTTCCCGAGTTGCACAAGCTGATGGCCCTGCGCGAAGCACTGATGGCGCTCAAAGGGCCCTTGGGCAACACGCCGAGCTTTCGCAAGGCAATCGAACAGGCCCTGGCAGATGACGATTCCCGCGCCAGGGTCCTGGCGGAGCTGGGGCTGGACACTCCTGTCGCCTGA
- a CDS encoding polyamine ABC transporter substrate-binding protein encodes MRKALIALFSVVSLACSTLSRAADDPGNTLRIYNWADYIGDTTLADFEKATGIKVIYDTYDSYETVQGKLLSGRSGYDLALLNASLVPLLIKGNVFQPLDKAQLPDWQNLDPLVLKSLEAHDPGVTYSAPYTWGSNGVTYNVDMIKARMPDAPIGSLAMIFDPKVISRFADCGITFMDSPTDMIPLALTYLGLDPNSVAPKDLKAAQDVLMAVRPYIRKFDSSGFINGLANGDLCLATTWSGDYATSQARATEAGAKIKLDYFIPKEGSLIWFDNFYIPADAPHVANAHRFIEFLLQPRTMAGVSNTIHYANSNLASKPLVNADVRDNPAIYPDPVTMQRLFTQKSQPPAAVRLITRTWNAVKTGK; translated from the coding sequence ATGCGTAAAGCCCTTATCGCCCTGTTCAGCGTCGTATCGCTTGCTTGCTCCACCTTGAGCCGGGCCGCCGACGACCCAGGCAACACCTTGCGCATCTACAACTGGGCAGACTACATCGGCGACACCACCCTGGCCGACTTCGAGAAGGCCACGGGGATCAAGGTGATCTATGACACCTACGATTCCTACGAAACCGTACAGGGCAAACTGCTGTCCGGGCGCTCCGGCTATGACCTGGCCCTGCTCAACGCCTCCCTGGTGCCGCTGCTGATCAAGGGCAACGTCTTCCAACCCCTGGATAAGGCGCAGTTGCCAGACTGGCAAAACCTCGACCCCCTGGTGCTCAAAAGCCTGGAGGCCCACGACCCCGGCGTCACCTATTCCGCGCCCTACACCTGGGGCAGCAATGGCGTGACCTACAACGTCGACATGATCAAGGCGCGCATGCCGGACGCGCCCATCGGCTCCCTGGCGATGATCTTCGACCCAAAGGTGATCTCCCGTTTTGCCGATTGCGGCATCACCTTCATGGACTCGCCCACCGACATGATTCCCCTGGCCCTGACCTACCTCGGCCTGGACCCCAACAGCGTCGCCCCCAAGGACTTGAAGGCCGCCCAGGACGTGCTGATGGCCGTGCGGCCCTACATTCGCAAATTCGACTCCAGTGGGTTCATCAATGGCCTGGCCAATGGCGACCTGTGCCTGGCCACCACCTGGTCGGGCGACTACGCCACGTCCCAGGCTCGCGCGACGGAGGCCGGGGCCAAGATCAAGCTGGATTACTTCATCCCCAAGGAGGGTTCGTTGATCTGGTTCGATAACTTCTACATTCCGGCCGATGCGCCCCATGTCGCCAATGCCCACAGGTTTATCGAATTCCTCCTGCAACCCCGGACCATGGCGGGCGTCAGCAACACCATCCATTACGCCAACAGCAACCTGGCATCCAAACCGCTGGTCAACGCCGATGTCCGCGACAACCCCGCGATCTACCCGGACCCAGTGACGATGCAGCGGCTGTTCACCCAGAAAAGCCAGCCACCGGCCGCCGTGCGCCTGATCACCCGTACCTGGAATGCCGTCAAGACCGGCAAGTGA
- the tssF gene encoding type VI secretion system baseplate subunit TssF produces the protein MSFNRYYQSELSALRQLGRRFSERNPALAPFLAESGQDPDVERLLEGFAFLTGRLRQKLDDELPELTHSLMHLLWPNYMRPVPAFSILQFDPLKHSGPGVWVARDTTVESTSVNEERCRFRTCYDTQVLPLQLNALEHIAQGERAVLSLRLGMSAEGNFSEWTFDQLRLHLAGDRYISQALYLSLLRQLGGIEVLPFGDDGLPVTGADGQVLSFRLGADQVQPVGFSEEQALIPYPQNTFRGYRHLQEYFAFPDKYQFVDVGGLDVLHRLPGELLKQVRGVVLRFELRCPWRESQKPTLENVKLYCTPIVNLFKHDAVPIRLDGKQDEYLLIPGEYSRENACVFSVDRVTGWQPGGLGYQAYVPFESFEHHGDTHPSGGAPSYSIRQRPSAQHAGLDTWLGFGSGLVLYQQTLSIEMTCTNHNLPSLLQVGDINQPGEQMPEGLSFRNICAPTASFSAPLDQDFLWRLISNMSLNYLSLSDINALRVVLETYDVPRYHDRQAQKVSARRLGAMRSVSHAAVDRLHRGVPFRGVRIDLVIDPQGFLGQGEVFLFASVLNEFFALYASLNAFHELRVTSTQGDVYLWPPRMGLQPLL, from the coding sequence ATGTCGTTTAACCGTTATTACCAAAGCGAGCTGAGTGCCTTGCGGCAGCTCGGGCGACGGTTCAGCGAACGCAACCCGGCGCTCGCGCCCTTTCTTGCCGAGTCTGGCCAGGACCCGGATGTCGAGCGTTTGCTGGAGGGCTTTGCGTTTCTCACCGGTCGCTTGCGCCAGAAGCTGGATGACGAGCTTCCAGAGCTGACGCATTCGTTGATGCATTTGCTCTGGCCCAACTACATGCGCCCGGTCCCTGCGTTCAGCATCCTGCAGTTTGATCCACTCAAACACTCAGGCCCAGGTGTGTGGGTCGCGCGGGACACAACGGTTGAAAGCACGTCGGTCAATGAAGAACGCTGCCGTTTTCGTACCTGCTACGACACACAGGTCCTGCCGCTGCAACTGAATGCGCTGGAGCACATTGCTCAGGGCGAGCGGGCGGTATTGAGCCTGCGCCTGGGCATGAGCGCCGAAGGTAATTTCAGCGAGTGGACCTTTGATCAGCTGCGCCTGCATCTGGCGGGAGATCGCTATATCAGCCAGGCGCTGTACCTGAGCCTGTTGCGTCAACTTGGAGGCATCGAGGTACTGCCTTTTGGTGACGATGGCCTGCCAGTGACTGGGGCGGACGGGCAGGTGCTGTCATTCCGGCTGGGTGCCGATCAGGTGCAGCCTGTGGGGTTCAGTGAGGAGCAAGCCTTGATCCCGTATCCGCAGAATACCTTTCGCGGGTATCGACACCTGCAGGAGTACTTCGCCTTTCCCGACAAATACCAGTTTGTCGACGTGGGAGGCTTGGACGTACTGCATCGATTGCCTGGCGAGTTGCTCAAGCAGGTGAGGGGGGTGGTGTTGCGTTTTGAATTGCGCTGCCCGTGGCGTGAGTCCCAGAAGCCTACCCTGGAAAACGTGAAGCTGTACTGCACACCCATCGTCAACCTGTTCAAGCATGACGCAGTGCCGATTCGCCTGGATGGCAAGCAGGATGAGTACCTGCTGATTCCTGGCGAATACTCACGGGAGAATGCGTGTGTCTTTTCTGTAGACCGCGTCACCGGTTGGCAGCCTGGAGGGCTTGGGTACCAGGCCTACGTCCCGTTCGAGTCCTTCGAGCATCACGGCGATACCCACCCGTCTGGAGGGGCTCCAAGCTACAGCATTCGCCAACGGCCTTCGGCACAGCATGCCGGACTCGATACCTGGCTCGGGTTCGGCAGCGGGCTGGTGCTGTACCAGCAAACACTGTCGATCGAAATGACGTGCACCAATCACAACCTGCCGAGCCTGCTGCAGGTAGGCGACATCAACCAGCCTGGCGAACAGATGCCCGAGGGTTTGTCGTTCCGCAATATCTGCGCACCGACTGCCAGCTTCTCCGCACCCCTGGACCAGGACTTTCTATGGCGACTGATCAGCAACATGTCGCTCAACTACCTGTCATTGAGTGACATCAATGCCTTGCGGGTGGTCCTCGAAACCTACGACGTGCCGCGCTACCACGATCGGCAAGCCCAAAAGGTCAGCGCAAGGCGGTTGGGCGCGATGCGATCGGTCAGTCACGCAGCTGTTGATCGGCTGCACCGTGGTGTGCCGTTTCGCGGCGTGCGCATCGACTTGGTCATCGATCCACAGGGCTTTCTGGGGCAGGGCGAAGTGTTTTTGTTTGCGTCGGTGCTCAACGAATTCTTTGCGCTTTACGCCAGCCTCAACGCCTTTCACGAACTCAGAGTCACCAGCACACAAGGAGACGTGTACCTATGGCCACCACGGATGGGGCTGCAACCCCTGCTTTGA
- the tssA gene encoding type VI secretion system protein TssA, whose product MSYSDNLYDHYLELARSPCMQTRFAGEDVRFSSEYEVLESELAKAQSMHGNGQPDWHKVLETGEWVLRQQSKDLRVAVWLTWALHQRESYPGLLAGLGLLRYLCDHHWPQVYPEKLRTRGAAFGWLVLRLEPLFTQGLALQNQLPLFHAVHEHLVRLDEVWAEHLGDDAPLLLPIRRQLAQRLERAAQGDSPTPGLSGVIAHVKQATSQLLKPEAVVDSEKDAHRLLRALQEQARPLCAWWLRQNATDLRALRLNRTLMWLALTRYPDASNERVTALRGPAPDKLKRYQALFTQGHHADLVLELEASLAGAMFWFDGLHLLWQCLDALQAEQAKTELEVTFALLLQRLPDLPAFCFHDGVPFADAATREWITLQVTRHLQNPESPAVVVDAETEPWELALQAATPRLRKDGLKAAIQALKPGMQAAHSDRARFYWRLAQARLCINAGKHELAKIQLEHLDLELQRTGLERWEPELALHVMQLLYRCCDLLPQDHAVCERKEDTHRRLCLFDLEAVLE is encoded by the coding sequence ATGTCTTATTCAGACAACCTTTATGATCATTACCTTGAACTTGCACGGTCGCCTTGCATGCAAACACGTTTTGCTGGCGAAGACGTGCGGTTTTCGAGTGAGTATGAAGTTCTGGAATCTGAGCTGGCCAAGGCGCAATCGATGCATGGCAACGGTCAGCCTGACTGGCACAAAGTGCTGGAGACCGGCGAGTGGGTGTTGCGCCAGCAGTCCAAGGACCTGAGGGTGGCGGTGTGGCTCACCTGGGCATTGCACCAGCGTGAGTCCTACCCGGGGTTGCTGGCCGGGCTCGGGTTGCTGCGCTACCTCTGCGACCATCATTGGCCGCAGGTCTATCCCGAAAAACTGCGTACCCGAGGGGCGGCCTTCGGATGGTTGGTCCTGCGCCTTGAACCCCTGTTTACCCAAGGCCTGGCACTCCAGAACCAGCTGCCGTTGTTTCACGCCGTGCATGAGCACTTGGTGCGTCTTGATGAGGTGTGGGCCGAGCACCTGGGAGATGACGCGCCGTTGCTGTTGCCGATTCGCAGGCAATTGGCCCAGCGCCTGGAGCGTGCTGCGCAGGGCGATTCCCCTACGCCAGGGTTGAGCGGCGTCATTGCCCACGTCAAGCAAGCCACCAGCCAACTGCTCAAGCCCGAGGCCGTGGTGGACAGCGAAAAAGACGCCCATCGGTTACTGCGCGCGTTACAGGAACAGGCCCGTCCATTGTGTGCATGGTGGTTGCGTCAGAACGCCACTGATCTACGCGCATTGCGCCTGAATCGAACATTGATGTGGCTGGCACTCACCCGCTACCCGGACGCCAGCAACGAACGTGTCACTGCTCTGCGTGGGCCCGCCCCAGACAAGCTCAAGCGGTACCAGGCGCTTTTCACCCAGGGGCATCACGCCGACCTGGTGCTTGAACTTGAGGCCAGCCTGGCGGGTGCGATGTTCTGGTTCGATGGGCTGCACCTGCTCTGGCAATGCCTTGACGCGTTGCAAGCCGAGCAGGCCAAGACCGAACTGGAAGTGACGTTTGCACTGTTGTTGCAACGCCTGCCGGACTTGCCAGCGTTTTGCTTTCACGACGGCGTACCGTTTGCCGACGCCGCCACTCGCGAGTGGATCACGCTGCAGGTGACGCGTCACCTGCAAAACCCTGAGTCGCCCGCGGTGGTTGTGGATGCCGAAACCGAACCCTGGGAGCTCGCCTTGCAGGCTGCCACGCCTCGCCTTCGAAAAGACGGGCTCAAGGCTGCTATTCAAGCTCTCAAGCCCGGCATGCAAGCCGCGCACAGTGATCGCGCACGCTTTTATTGGCGGTTGGCCCAGGCGCGCCTGTGCATCAACGCGGGCAAGCATGAGCTGGCGAAGATCCAGCTCGAACACCTGGACCTCGAACTGCAACGTACCGGCCTGGAGCGTTGGGAGCCGGAGCTGGCGCTTCACGTGATGCAGCTTCTGTACCGCTGCTGCGACCTCCTGCCGCAAGACCACGCCGTGTGCGAGCGCAAGGAAGACACCCATCGCAGGCTGTGCCTCTTCGATCTGGAAGCGGTACTTGAATAG